The following are encoded together in the Scomber scombrus chromosome 7, fScoSco1.1, whole genome shotgun sequence genome:
- the LOC133984005 gene encoding uncharacterized protein LOC133984005 yields the protein MAVWDKQIPWIFMMLLAGAAGAAVNYPGSVCAVRGSTVILPCTFTPRRSFTQNGREVPLKIIRVRWCVNHLICHDTTPSVYDSSSPTANPRYKYLGDMTGNCTLQISNIQKIDSKTFRFRMEADDRAGHYTGQSGVNVTVTVVQRMFVLISLVLSSRDAGELSCTSVCSFHQLEVSWFKDGNALPQSGPALQLGPLTAKDSGNYTCALTTDQRTTSLPFTVRVEKEDEGLNHDTWDKLLIVRVVLFTLHTLLIVIVTAVIIKRTCVCKKATAEN from the exons ATGGCAGTTTGGGACAAACAGATTCCCTGGATCTTTATGATGCTTCTGGCTG GTGCTGCTGGTGCAGCTGTAAACTATCCAGGTTCTGTTTGTGCTGTAAGAGGATCGACTGTCATCCTGCCCTGCACCTTCACACCACGGAGGTCTTTCACTCAGAATGGTAGAGAAGTTCCACTGAAGATCATCAGAGTCCGCTGGTGTGTGAATCATCTTATTTGTCATGACACCACCCCATCTGTGTATGACAGCTCATCACCAACAGCCAACCCTCGTTACAAATACCTGGGAGACATGACTGGAAACTGCACTTTACAGATCAGTAATATTCAGAAGATTGACAGCAAAACCTTCCGCTTCAGGATGGAAGCTGACGACAGAGCAGGACATTACACTGGGCAGTCAGGAGTGAATGTCACTGTCACTG TGGTGCAGAGGATGTTTGTGTTGATTTCTCTTGTTCTG AGCTCCAGAGATGCCGGAGAGCTGAGCTGTACATCAGTCTGCAGCTTCCACCAGCTGGAGGTCAGCTGGTTTAAAGATGGAAACGCCCTCCCACAGTCTGGCCCCGCCCTCCAGCTCGGCCCGCTGACTGCAAAGGATTCTGGGAACTACACCTGTGCTCTGACAACCGATCAGAGAACAACCTCCCTGCCGTTCACTGTGCGTGTGGAGAAGGAAGATGAAG GCCTGAATCATGACACATGGGACAAACTGCTGATAGTTCGTGTGGTTCTGTTCACGCTGCACACTTTGCTCATCGTCATAGTGACAGCTGTCATCATCAAAAG AACATGTGTTTGCAAGAAAGCCACAGCAGAGAACTGA